In Corylus avellana chromosome ca2, CavTom2PMs-1.0, the following proteins share a genomic window:
- the LOC132171441 gene encoding putative F-box/LRR-repeat protein 23, with product MDPPPHPSDEFRNWLELPRDLTKSILLRLGAIEILTSAQWVCSPWRKLCKDPSMWLAIDMRKPGDHWTFPELEKMCRDAVDRSCGQLVDIKVDDFGTDELLRHIADSSSQLKRLRLANCLGVSDGGLSGVAAKLPLLEELAISYCPLSKEALEAVGRCCPLLKSLQFNNWFRGSKRCHEEALAIAENMSKLRCLNLVGTYTLTNDSLQAILDGCPHLESLDLRRCKDLTLEGNLGRRCAEQIKDLRLPHDSIDDYEFKEDICELRITGTVLASPVDYDFDFESCFDVADFNFD from the exons ATGGACCCTCCTCCTCACCCCTCAGACGAGTTCCGCAACTGGCTGGAGCTGCCCAGAGACTTGACGAAGTCGATCCTGCTGAGACTGGGCGCCATCGAGATCCTGACGAGCGCGCAGTGGGTGTGCTCGCCGTGGCGGAAACTCTGCAAGGACCCGTCAATGTGGCTCGCCATCGACATGCGTAAGCCCGGCGACCACTGGACGTTCCCCGAGCTCGAGAAGATGTGCCGCGACGCAGTGGATCGCAGCTGCGGCCAGTTGGTCGATATCAAAGTCGACGACTTCGGCACCGACGAGCTCCTCAGGCACATTGCtgacag TTCAAGTCAGCTCAAACGCCTTCGACTTGCAAACTGCCTTGGCGTTTCAGATGGGGGATTGAGTGGAGTGGCTGCAAAACTTCCATTACTAGAGGAGCTTGCCATTTCATACTGTCCATTGTCAAAAGAAGCTCTGGAAGCTGTGGGCCGCTGTTGCCCTTTGTTGAAATCACTCCAATTCAACAACTGGTTTCGGGGTTCTAAAAGGTGTCATGAGGAGGCACTTGCTATTGCAGAGAACATGAGTAAATTGCGCTGCCTCAATCTTGTTGGAACTTATACTCTGACTAACGACAGCTTGCAGGCCATCCTCGATGGTTGTCCTCACCTTGAATCGCTTGACTTACGGCGCTGTAAGGACCTCACTCTAGAAGGGAATTTGGGAAGAAGGTGTGCTGAGCAGATTAAAGACTTGCGTCTTCCCCATGATTCCATTGATGACTATGAATTTAAAGAGGACATTTGTGAATTGAGAATTACTGGCACAG TACTCGCCAGTCCCGTCGACTACGACTTCGACTTCGAGAGCTGCTTCGACGTTGCGGATTTTAATTTTGACTAG